A window of Kribbella sp. NBC_00382 genomic DNA:
GCAGGACGGTCGCCGTGGTGCCGACCGGGATGGTGACGGCCAACCGGATCTCGTCCGCTGTCTGCGTCCAGCGCGAGGCGACCTTGCCCCGGACCGTCTCGATCGATGCCGAGACGGTCCCGAGTTGCGGTGGGATCTGCGGCGCGATGGTGACGGTTCGATAGGCGGGGGAGGTGGGCTTGATTCCGCCGAGCTCGGTATAGAGCGACGCGTTGATCCCGGCGAACATCGCGTGGTCGTGCGTCTCCATCGCCGAGCTGTACAGCCATTGCTCCCATGAGGTCGTCGCCTGGTGCGCGATCTCGAAGCCGAAGCCCGGATAGGTCCGCTGGTTGAGGATCGTCATCGCGACGTCGATCCGGCCGATCTTCGCCAGCGCGTCGACCAGGTACCGAGTCCCGAAGATACCCGTGTCGAGATGGCCGTTGTCCTTGGTGAGGATCGTCGCGACGAGTTGGTCGCCGACCGCCTTCACGTTCGCCGCCGGCACCATGCCGAAGGCGAGCGGGAGCACACTCGTCGTCTGCCGACCGCTCCCGTACGTCGTGCCGTCCGCGCTGAGGAAGTGCTCGTTGAACGCCTGCCGAATGCTCTCGGCCAAGTCGGTGTAATGGCTTGTTTCCGTTGCGGTGCCGACCACCCGCGCGGCCTTCGCCACATCGACGGCTTGTTGATACGACAGCGCCGTGTTGACCAGCGACACCTCGCTGAAGCAGTCGCCGGCCGACGGACTGCCCATGCCGTCGTTGGCCTCAGGGCCGTGGTCAGGCGGACACCAGTCACCGAAGCCCTGATCCGCCGGCCAGATATGGCTGGGCACGTCGGCCGCGTTCTTGTCCACGAACGCCTTCATCTTCGGATAGGTCTCGGCGAGCGTCGCGCGATCGCCGTACTGCTCGTAGAGCGTCCACGCCAGGCTGATCTGTCCGCCGGCCATGTCCGGGTACTGCGCTTTGGCCGCGTCGCTCGGCAGGGCGGTGCCGGGCGGCAGGTCACGCAGGTACTTCGCGTAGAAGCTGTTCATCCCGAACTCGCGCACCGAGGCGTCGCGGTACGCCTGGACGTCCATCGTCGGTGGGGTCCGCTCGTCGCGGACGGGCGTGTCGGTGGGCAGGCTCATCGAGTTGTTGAGGATGCTCCAGCGGTTGTTGCGCCAGATCTGGTTGAGCAACTCGTTGTCGGAGTCGAATGAACCTGTCGACTCGACATCAGCGTGGACGACCCGGCCCTGGATGGTGTCCAGCGCGGGTTGGCCCGGGTAGCCGGTCAGCTCGACGTACCGGAAACCGTGGTAGGTGAAGCGGGGCTCGTAGGTCTCGGGGCCTTGCCCGCTGAGAGTGTAGGTGTCGGTCGCCGCCGCGCCCCGGTTGGTGGCGGTGTCGAGCAGGCCGTCTCCGCCGAGCTCCTCGGCGGTGCGGAGCTTGATCGTGGTGCCCTTCGGGCCTTGCATGGACAGGCGTGGCCAGCCGGCGATGTTCTGGCCGAGGTCGTAGATGAAGACGCCGGGCTTCGGCTGCGTGAGCTTCGCCGGCCGAAGCGTTTGCGCCAGCCGGATGGCCGGCATGGTGTTGGGGGAGAGGTGGGCGCTGGGGGCGGCGACTGTCTTGGTCGGCTGCCAGTGCGAATCGTCGAAGCCGGGTTTGTCCCAGCCTGGTTGATTCAGCCTGGCGTCGTACGTCTCGCCGCCGTAGATGTCGTTGCCGACGATCGCGCCCGTCGACCACTTCCAGCTGGGATCCGACGAGATCGTCCGGTGGGTGCCGTCGGCGTAGGTGACATCGATCAGCACTATCGCCTGCTTCGGCCCGAGCCAGCGGAAACCGTACGGGTTGTACTTGGCGCCGTAGCCGTTCCCGAGCCAGACGCCGACCGCATTGGCTCCGCGTCGCAGCGCGGCGGTCACGTCGTACGTGTCGTAGAGACTTCTCTCCCCGTACTGCGAACTGGCCGGCGTCAGCACGCGATCGCCGACCTTGTTGCCGTTCAGGTGGAGTTCGTAGAAGCCGAGTCCGTAGACGTAAGCGCGGGCACTGACGATCCGCTGGTCGAGGGTGAACTCGCGCCGCAGCATCGGCGCATCGGGGTCGCGCTGG
This region includes:
- a CDS encoding family 78 glycoside hydrolase catalytic domain yields the protein MMVRRWIAAALVGALSLVGLGPMPDATAAAGSLSVSGLSVGNTRNPLATEDPRPALGWRLGTAINGERQSAYRIMVASDPVLLQRPDVWDSGRVESDESVAIPYSGPALLPAHRYYWAVQVWDSHGRSTTSTETAWWETAVADWKGAQWISPDTADSKSWTDFFLDVDFTIKAAAASVVFRAKDTDNFYLWQINAALSPGKVLLRPHAKVGGRFTTLAEIDLGAFDTSAQHHLKVRAEGATLTTWIDGAQVSQLTDTALSKGTVGFRSSTSGGVQERAAYDNLAIHGLNGDELYRDSFDTEPGGQLEPTGDPTLIQRDPDAPMLRREFTLDQRIVSARAYVYGLGFYELHLNGNKVGDRVLTPASSQYGERSLYDTYDVTAALRRGANAVGVWLGNGYGAKYNPYGFRWLGPKQAIVLIDVTYADGTHRTISSDPSWKWSTGAIVGNDIYGGETYDARLNQPGWDKPGFDDSHWQPTKTVAAPSAHLSPNTMPAIRLAQTLRPAKLTQPKPGVFIYDLGQNIAGWPRLSMQGPKGTTIKLRTAEELGGDGLLDTATNRGAAATDTYTLSGQGPETYEPRFTYHGFRYVELTGYPGQPALDTIQGRVVHADVESTGSFDSDNELLNQIWRNNRWSILNNSMSLPTDTPVRDERTPPTMDVQAYRDASVREFGMNSFYAKYLRDLPPGTALPSDAAKAQYPDMAGGQISLAWTLYEQYGDRATLAETYPKMKAFVDKNAADVPSHIWPADQGFGDWCPPDHGPEANDGMGSPSAGDCFSEVSLVNTALSYQQAVDVAKAARVVGTATETSHYTDLAESIRQAFNEHFLSADGTTYGSGRQTTSVLPLAFGMVPAANVKAVGDQLVATILTKDNGHLDTGIFGTRYLVDALAKIGRIDVAMTILNQRTYPGFGFEIAHQATTSWEQWLYSSAMETHDHAMFAGINASLYTELGGIKPTSPAYRTVTIAPQIPPQLGTVSASIETVRGKVASRWTQTADEIRLAVTIPVGTTATVLLGGTSHAVGSGHWTFSVKK